The following coding sequences lie in one Tichowtungia aerotolerans genomic window:
- a CDS encoding mechanosensitive ion channel family protein has protein sequence MNENPVNAQETVVVPSGPVEGDTPVWMDKMTEVGLNLLAAVLIFVIGRFVAKTIKKLIARSMGKTKVDPVLISFTCNFGYSALMVFVILAALSRLGVQTTSFIAVIGAAGLAVGLALQGSLSNFAAGVLMVIFRPFKIGDFIDAGGVTGIVRDIHIFTTTLNTPDNKRVIVPNSKIMGDSITNFSAEGTRRIELIASISYSDDIDKAEEILMDEIKKESRILPEPAPTVGLMEMGDSSINFVVRPWVKVPDYWNVYFALNKAIKKRIEAEGMTIPFPQRDVHIYQEQ, from the coding sequence ATGAATGAGAATCCGGTAAATGCTCAGGAAACAGTGGTAGTGCCTTCCGGTCCGGTTGAAGGAGATACTCCGGTGTGGATGGACAAGATGACAGAGGTGGGTTTGAACCTGCTGGCAGCTGTGCTGATTTTTGTTATCGGTCGGTTTGTGGCTAAAACGATCAAAAAGCTGATCGCCAGGAGCATGGGAAAGACCAAGGTCGATCCGGTGCTGATTTCGTTTACCTGTAATTTCGGTTACAGCGCATTGATGGTGTTTGTCATTCTAGCGGCGTTGAGCCGGCTGGGCGTGCAGACGACGTCATTCATCGCGGTGATCGGTGCCGCCGGTCTGGCGGTCGGTCTGGCATTGCAGGGATCACTTTCCAATTTTGCCGCCGGTGTACTGATGGTGATATTCCGTCCGTTTAAAATCGGCGATTTCATCGATGCAGGAGGCGTCACCGGAATTGTGCGGGATATTCATATTTTCACGACCACGCTGAATACGCCCGATAACAAACGCGTGATTGTTCCCAATTCAAAGATCATGGGTGACAGCATCACCAATTTTTCGGCCGAGGGCACCCGTCGCATCGAGCTGATTGCCAGCATCAGCTACAGCGATGACATCGATAAAGCCGAAGAGATTCTGATGGACGAGATCAAAAAAGAATCCCGTATTCTTCCCGAACCCGCTCCAACGGTTGGTTTGATGGAAATGGGCGACAGCAGCATCAACTTTGTGGTGCGCCCCTGGGTGAAAGTTCCTGATTACTGGAATGTTTATTTTGCTCTGAACAAAGCCATCAAAAAACGCATTGAAGCTGAGGGAATGACCATTCCATTTCCGCAGCGGGATGTGCACATCTATCAGGAGCAGTAG
- a CDS encoding PD40 domain-containing protein, whose product MKKLLFLSCFCALFTTSVCAQVRVAKSADRKISINLSGMRIAADSGSQTFFQTLENDLRLSGWFSLSRSSGEILLNGSVSQRGGKIQASIQATRPADRARLLSKGYALETAQVRALAHRAADDIVEAITGHKGFASTKIALVGTRSGAKELWLCDADGKGLRQLTSDRSIVVGPNWGPAGNNLFYTSFTRGFPDLYRIDLNRGKRYGVASYGGLNTGAAISPDGKTMALILSKDGNPELYIQSLSRGTPQRMTQTLRAAEASPCWSPDGNHIVFVSDQSGTPQLYIISRNGGRPRRLSRRGSENVAPDWGSNGWIACASRERGRYHVAIIHPSTGETRYLPTDGADYEDPSWAPDGRHLVATRTVRYQSGLYLLDTVNDPPVALIQGGGNWLSPAWSPR is encoded by the coding sequence ATGAAAAAGCTCCTGTTCCTTTCTTGTTTTTGTGCCCTGTTCACCACCTCCGTCTGCGCGCAGGTTCGTGTGGCAAAATCCGCCGATCGAAAAATCTCGATCAATCTATCCGGCATGCGTATTGCCGCAGACTCCGGATCTCAGACATTTTTCCAAACCCTGGAAAACGACCTCCGGCTTTCCGGATGGTTTTCTCTCTCCCGAAGCTCGGGAGAAATTCTCCTGAATGGATCGGTCAGCCAGCGGGGAGGAAAGATTCAGGCTTCAATTCAGGCCACTCGCCCTGCCGACCGGGCCCGACTGCTTTCCAAAGGCTATGCACTTGAAACCGCACAGGTTCGAGCTCTCGCACACCGCGCCGCTGACGACATTGTAGAAGCCATTACCGGACACAAAGGGTTCGCGTCCACAAAGATCGCTCTGGTCGGGACCCGCTCCGGCGCCAAAGAACTGTGGCTCTGCGATGCCGACGGCAAAGGACTCAGACAGCTGACATCCGACCGAAGTATTGTCGTAGGCCCGAACTGGGGGCCGGCCGGCAACAACCTGTTCTACACCTCATTTACAAGAGGCTTCCCCGACCTATACCGCATCGATCTGAATCGAGGGAAACGATACGGCGTCGCCAGCTACGGCGGCCTGAACACCGGAGCTGCTATTTCACCCGATGGCAAAACCATGGCTCTGATTCTCTCCAAGGACGGCAACCCGGAACTTTATATCCAAAGCCTTTCGCGCGGGACTCCGCAGCGGATGACACAGACATTGCGCGCCGCAGAAGCCAGCCCGTGCTGGTCTCCCGACGGAAACCACATTGTTTTTGTCTCCGATCAAAGCGGCACACCGCAACTTTATATTATCAGCCGCAATGGCGGTCGCCCGCGACGGCTCAGCCGTCGCGGATCAGAAAATGTTGCGCCGGACTGGGGATCTAATGGCTGGATTGCCTGTGCCAGCCGGGAAAGAGGACGCTACCATGTGGCCATCATCCACCCGTCGACCGGAGAGACCCGATATCTGCCGACAGACGGAGCGGATTATGAAGATCCTTCGTGGGCTCCAGACGGCCGGCATCTGGTGGCAACCCGCACGGTTCGTTACCAATCCGGGCTCTACCTCCTTGACACAGTCAATGACCCTCCGGTAGCTTTAATTCAAGGCGGTGGGAACTGGCTTTCTCCTGCATGGTCGCCGCGTTAA
- a CDS encoding peptidoglycan-associated lipoprotein, giving the protein MKKLSLLIIFILAVAALTGCQSPGRNPAGVQGSLIGGTDMNMMGGIPMSGRFTDGMEHPGMFEPVLFAYDSFQVSPAERGKVETVADYLKANPATAVIIEGHSDERGSREYNLALGERRALAVRSYLTGLGISADRIQTKSLGEESPVVPGHDESAWSQNRRGEFVLYY; this is encoded by the coding sequence ATGAAAAAACTGTCATTGCTGATTATCTTTATTCTGGCTGTTGCCGCCCTGACCGGCTGTCAGAGTCCCGGCAGAAATCCGGCCGGCGTTCAGGGTTCACTGATTGGTGGCACGGATATGAATATGATGGGGGGAATTCCTATGAGCGGCCGATTTACCGACGGCATGGAACATCCCGGAATGTTCGAGCCGGTTCTTTTTGCATATGACAGTTTCCAGGTCAGCCCCGCAGAGCGCGGTAAAGTTGAAACGGTTGCCGATTACCTGAAAGCAAACCCTGCTACAGCAGTCATCATTGAGGGCCATTCCGATGAACGCGGAAGCCGCGAATACAATCTGGCTCTCGGCGAACGCCGGGCCCTGGCGGTCCGCTCCTACCTGACCGGACTCGGAATCAGCGCGGATCGGATTCAGACCAAAAGCCTCGGAGAAGAAAGCCCGGTGGTTCCCGGTCACGACGAATCGGCATGGAGCCAGAATCGCCGCGGCGAGTTTGTTTTATATTACTAA
- the mutS gene encoding DNA mismatch repair protein MutS, producing MAKKSTPMMDQYRRIRRELPENTILFFRLGDFYEMFMDDAKEAARILDITLTKRHDIPMCGVPFHSADGYLAGLIDAGKKVAICEQVEDPAAAKGIVKREVTRIITPGTILDEGSLDRSQNNYLAGMVRDGNHFGLAMLDLSTGAFWIEESASADALRGNLARYAPQECIVPELSLEDDLIDPILGNVLKTICEDWTFDADNAEDVLLRHFKVHSLKGFGCENAPLGLRAAGAVLYYVNTELRRNLAHVRRIQLKNPDDYLLLDETTAMNLELVAPLNPARQGPKSTLLSVLDSTRTAMGARMLREWIVRPLRELSAINARHDAVEAFTTNRMLLNDVREILGSMRDMERIMSRLGSGGGNARDLRAVGESLDQLPALKELLCRNAVAFQTLEKSITELPTLGKMIDEAIDDEPAVSTKDGGMIRSGYSADLDDLRAAGSKGKQWLAEFQAAEQERTGIKSLKIRYNKVFGYFIEVTKSNLSMVPEEYVRKQTMTNAERFITPELKEYENKILGAQERAVALELELFMQIREEIVKEIDTIQRNARAVAEADILAAFAENALTRRYVRPQMSDNDDLKIVDGRHPVVEQMPDAERFVPNDTTLNCADHQLVIITGPNMAGKSTYIRQVALITIMAHIGSFVPAGEAKVGLVDRVFTRVGASDDLARGRSTFMVEMQETANILNNATPKSLIVLDEIGRGTSTFDGISIAWSVAEHLCTNPSVRAKTLFATHYHEMTDLSLTMPGVQNANVLVKERGDQITFLRKIVPGAADKSYGIHVARLAGLPETVLNRANEILKNLEEGEFEREGSPKLAQHRTKRKKDNDSQMDLF from the coding sequence ATGGCGAAAAAATCTACACCGATGATGGATCAGTACCGGCGCATCCGCCGCGAACTGCCCGAAAACACCATCCTCTTCTTCCGGCTGGGCGACTTCTATGAAATGTTCATGGACGACGCCAAAGAGGCCGCACGCATTCTCGACATTACCCTGACCAAGCGCCACGACATCCCCATGTGCGGCGTTCCGTTCCACTCCGCGGACGGTTACCTGGCCGGCCTGATCGATGCCGGCAAAAAGGTAGCCATCTGCGAGCAGGTCGAGGATCCCGCCGCCGCCAAAGGCATCGTGAAACGCGAAGTGACGCGCATTATCACTCCCGGCACCATTCTCGATGAAGGCTCGCTCGACCGCTCCCAGAACAACTACCTCGCCGGCATGGTGCGCGACGGCAATCACTTCGGCCTCGCCATGCTCGACCTCTCGACCGGCGCGTTCTGGATCGAGGAATCCGCCAGCGCCGACGCGCTGCGCGGCAACCTCGCCCGCTACGCCCCGCAGGAATGCATCGTCCCCGAACTTTCTCTCGAGGACGACCTGATCGACCCGATTCTCGGCAACGTGCTCAAAACCATCTGCGAAGACTGGACCTTTGACGCCGACAACGCCGAAGACGTGCTGCTTCGTCACTTTAAGGTGCATTCGCTCAAAGGATTCGGCTGCGAAAACGCGCCGCTCGGCCTGCGCGCCGCCGGCGCCGTGCTCTACTATGTAAACACCGAACTGCGCCGCAACCTCGCACACGTCCGCCGCATCCAGCTCAAAAACCCGGACGACTACCTGTTGCTCGACGAAACAACCGCGATGAATCTCGAGCTGGTCGCGCCGCTCAACCCGGCACGGCAGGGGCCAAAGTCCACCCTGCTCTCCGTGCTCGACTCAACCCGTACCGCAATGGGCGCGCGCATGCTGCGCGAATGGATTGTCCGGCCGTTGCGCGAGCTGTCCGCCATCAACGCACGCCACGACGCCGTCGAAGCCTTTACCACCAACCGCATGCTTCTGAATGACGTCCGCGAAATCCTCGGCAGCATGCGCGACATGGAACGCATTATGTCGCGCCTCGGCTCCGGCGGCGGCAACGCGCGCGACCTGCGCGCCGTCGGCGAATCTTTGGACCAACTTCCTGCTTTGAAAGAACTTCTGTGCCGCAACGCAGTTGCCTTCCAGACATTGGAAAAATCGATCACCGAACTTCCAACCCTTGGAAAAATGATCGACGAAGCGATCGACGACGAGCCGGCCGTTTCGACCAAAGACGGCGGAATGATCCGTTCGGGCTATTCGGCGGATCTTGACGATCTGCGCGCTGCGGGAAGCAAGGGCAAGCAGTGGCTGGCCGAGTTTCAGGCCGCGGAGCAGGAGCGCACCGGCATTAAGTCGCTGAAAATCCGCTATAACAAGGTGTTCGGCTACTTCATTGAGGTGACGAAGTCCAACCTGTCGATGGTACCGGAGGAATACGTCCGCAAGCAGACGATGACGAATGCGGAGCGTTTCATTACGCCGGAGCTGAAGGAATACGAAAACAAGATTCTCGGCGCACAGGAACGGGCGGTTGCTTTGGAACTGGAGCTGTTCATGCAGATCCGCGAGGAAATCGTCAAAGAAATCGATACGATTCAGCGCAACGCGCGCGCTGTCGCCGAAGCTGATATTCTGGCCGCCTTTGCAGAAAACGCGCTGACCCGCCGCTACGTCCGCCCGCAGATGAGCGACAATGATGATCTAAAAATTGTCGACGGCCGCCATCCGGTGGTCGAGCAGATGCCGGACGCCGAGCGCTTTGTTCCCAACGACACAACGCTCAATTGTGCGGATCATCAGCTGGTGATCATCACCGGCCCGAACATGGCCGGTAAATCAACTTACATCCGGCAGGTGGCGCTGATTACGATTATGGCACACATCGGCTCTTTCGTTCCGGCAGGCGAAGCAAAGGTCGGACTGGTCGATCGTGTCTTCACGCGCGTTGGAGCCAGCGACGACCTCGCGCGCGGGCGATCCACTTTTATGGTCGAGATGCAGGAAACCGCCAATATTCTCAACAATGCCACGCCGAAGAGCCTGATCGTGCTCGACGAGATCGGACGCGGAACGAGTACGTTCGACGGAATTTCGATTGCATGGTCGGTTGCGGAGCATCTTTGCACCAATCCGTCCGTTCGCGCCAAGACCCTGTTTGCAACACACTATCACGAGATGACGGATCTGAGCCTGACCATGCCGGGCGTCCAGAACGCCAATGTGCTGGTGAAAGAACGCGGCGACCAGATCACCTTCCTGCGCAAGATTGTTCCCGGTGCGGCAGATAAGAGTTACGGAATCCACGTCGCCCGGCTGGCCGGTCTGCCTGAAACCGTGCTGAACCGCGCCAATGAAATTCTAAAGAATCTCGAAGAGGGAGAGTTCGAAAGAGAAGGCTCTCCAAAGCTTGCACAGCACCGCACAAAACGCAAAAAAGACAACGATTCCCAGATGGATTTGTTTTAA
- the hisD gene encoding histidinol dehydrogenase, whose amino-acid sequence MKKTDAPILKYSAKGRSRKIEDFLLRPPVEKGADQIARQVLEDIRENGDSAVLKYARQFDRAPQKMVRLRVSDTEMAEAKKAVDADFKKAAKEAHKRIAQFAVAGLREDWRMPSPQGGWLGEKFVPLDRVGAYIPGGAAPLASTALMTLTLAQVAGVPELVACTPADSVGKVNPYILYALDLAGATEIYKVGGIQAIGAMAYGTKTIGKVQKIVGPGGPYVTAAKRLVYGDVALDMVAGPSEIAVLADDSADPAHVAADLLSQAEHGTGSEKSLLVTTSEKLAKAVRIELAEQTKTLARKEPVAKVLERGCILAVVPDMEKGIELCNRFAPEHMEVITKRAESVAKQITCAGAIFIGPWTPESVGDFAAGPSHVLPTGGTAAFFSGLTVEDFRRRVSLIHFKKNDLKETASVVEAFGRVETLDAHARSATIRLKR is encoded by the coding sequence ATGAAAAAGACCGATGCTCCTATTCTGAAATACAGCGCCAAAGGGCGCTCCCGCAAAATTGAAGATTTTCTGCTCCGTCCGCCGGTTGAAAAGGGCGCGGACCAGATTGCCCGTCAGGTGTTGGAGGATATTCGCGAGAACGGCGATTCCGCCGTGCTCAAATACGCCCGCCAGTTTGACCGCGCGCCGCAGAAAATGGTTCGGCTGCGCGTGAGCGATACCGAAATGGCCGAGGCCAAAAAAGCGGTCGATGCTGATTTTAAAAAGGCCGCCAAGGAGGCGCACAAGCGGATTGCCCAGTTTGCCGTGGCCGGTCTGCGCGAGGACTGGCGGATGCCGTCGCCGCAGGGCGGATGGCTCGGCGAAAAATTTGTGCCGCTCGACCGCGTCGGCGCCTACATTCCCGGCGGCGCTGCGCCGCTGGCTTCCACCGCGCTAATGACGTTGACGCTGGCGCAGGTTGCCGGCGTTCCCGAGCTGGTCGCCTGTACTCCGGCCGACAGCGTGGGCAAGGTGAATCCGTACATCCTTTATGCGCTTGATCTGGCCGGTGCGACTGAAATTTATAAGGTCGGCGGCATTCAGGCGATCGGTGCGATGGCCTATGGTACGAAAACAATCGGAAAAGTGCAGAAGATTGTCGGGCCGGGCGGACCGTATGTGACCGCCGCTAAACGGCTGGTTTACGGAGACGTTGCGCTCGATATGGTTGCCGGCCCCAGCGAAATCGCGGTGCTGGCCGACGACTCCGCCGATCCGGCGCACGTTGCTGCCGACCTGCTTTCGCAGGCTGAGCACGGCACCGGTTCTGAAAAATCGCTGCTGGTGACGACGTCTGAAAAGCTGGCTAAAGCTGTTCGCATCGAGCTGGCTGAACAGACCAAGACGCTGGCCCGCAAGGAGCCGGTCGCCAAGGTGTTGGAGCGCGGCTGCATTCTGGCCGTGGTTCCGGACATGGAAAAGGGTATTGAGCTGTGCAACCGCTTCGCGCCGGAACACATGGAAGTGATTACGAAGCGCGCAGAATCGGTTGCGAAGCAGATTACCTGCGCCGGGGCGATTTTTATTGGCCCGTGGACGCCGGAATCGGTCGGCGATTTTGCTGCCGGGCCGAGCCACGTGCTGCCGACCGGCGGAACGGCCGCGTTCTTCTCCGGCCTGACCGTCGAAGACTTTCGCCGCCGCGTCAGCCTGATCCATTTCAAAAAGAACGACCTCAAAGAGACCGCTTCTGTGGTCGAAGCATTTGGCCGCGTTGAAACCCTCGACGCTCATGCCCGTTCAGCGACCATTCGGCTGAAACGCTAA
- a CDS encoding MotA/TolQ/ExbB proton channel family protein translates to MNGLLLPIFLGNVMEMFNQSALPGKLIILLLFVSSVGVWYVMFTKMFQLSRARLGSERFLSLFRQKSNPFEQGRRIPESPLNTIYEAGCAAISTQGNPPLSVYQVEAVRAVVDRTMADEALLLEDGMGLLATAVSACPFLGLLGTVWGVMDAFGGMAASGAATLSAVAPGIAGALLTTVVGLLVALPSAIGYNLLTTRIRRLSVQMDNFVQEFGTAVQQHFGTTEA, encoded by the coding sequence ATGAACGGGCTGCTGCTGCCGATTTTTTTAGGTAATGTGATGGAAATGTTTAACCAGAGCGCCCTGCCGGGCAAGCTGATTATTCTGCTGCTGTTTGTCAGCTCGGTCGGCGTATGGTATGTGATGTTCACCAAAATGTTCCAGCTTTCGCGCGCCCGGCTGGGATCAGAACGGTTTCTCTCGTTGTTCCGCCAGAAAAGCAATCCGTTTGAGCAGGGACGCCGGATTCCGGAAAGTCCGCTCAATACCATTTATGAGGCTGGCTGTGCAGCCATTTCGACTCAGGGAAACCCTCCGCTGTCGGTGTATCAGGTGGAAGCCGTGCGCGCGGTGGTCGACCGCACGATGGCGGACGAAGCCCTGCTGCTGGAAGACGGCATGGGACTTCTGGCTACTGCGGTGAGCGCCTGTCCGTTCCTCGGACTGCTCGGAACAGTCTGGGGTGTGATGGATGCATTCGGCGGCATGGCAGCTTCGGGCGCCGCAACCCTTTCGGCGGTTGCTCCGGGAATTGCGGGCGCGCTGCTGACAACGGTGGTTGGCCTGCTGGTCGCCCTGCCTTCGGCGATCGGCTACAACCTGCTGACGACACGCATCAGACGGCTGTCGGTACAAATGGATAACTTTGTGCAGGAGTTCGGCACAGCCGTTCAACAGCATTTCGGCACAACGGAGGCGTAA
- a CDS encoding energy transducer TonB — MKPARNRIFWTVLGTHVGIVFVLLVTSLFRGCFRPKPKETIIFFEAAPAPAATEAILPTIQPEPAPEPEPTPEPKPAPEPEPEPTPIPKPKPKPKPKPKPEPKPEPEKPKWKPKPVIRQNKRVTREPSKPVQKTPVRKQISSSDIQKALGGTTTSNADQHLLYCGRIQPSFYSVWRQPATAPYGTKATATIRVNSAGQVTFRSLTGPSGNSAFDQSVQAALNALSQLPTPPSVSINRNIIIEFVLD; from the coding sequence GTGAAGCCGGCCCGCAACAGGATTTTCTGGACCGTTTTAGGAACACACGTCGGAATCGTTTTTGTTCTGCTGGTGACCTCGCTGTTTCGCGGCTGTTTCCGTCCAAAACCGAAAGAAACTATTATTTTCTTTGAAGCAGCTCCTGCTCCAGCCGCCACAGAGGCCATTTTACCAACCATTCAGCCCGAACCGGCTCCGGAGCCGGAACCGACTCCCGAACCAAAGCCAGCCCCGGAACCCGAACCAGAGCCAACCCCCATCCCCAAACCCAAACCGAAACCAAAGCCCAAACCGAAGCCGGAACCGAAGCCGGAACCGGAAAAACCGAAATGGAAGCCCAAACCGGTGATTCGGCAGAACAAGCGCGTCACCCGGGAGCCCAGCAAGCCGGTGCAGAAGACGCCTGTGCGTAAACAGATCAGCTCCAGCGACATTCAGAAAGCACTGGGAGGAACCACCACCTCCAATGCGGACCAGCATTTGCTCTACTGCGGACGAATCCAGCCCAGTTTCTACTCCGTATGGCGACAGCCGGCCACAGCGCCTTACGGGACGAAAGCGACCGCCACCATCCGGGTGAACTCTGCCGGACAAGTCACATTTCGCTCCCTGACCGGACCTTCAGGAAACTCTGCATTTGACCAGTCTGTTCAAGCGGCTCTCAACGCGCTCAGCCAGCTTCCAACCCCGCCGTCCGTCTCTATAAACCGCAATATTATTATCGAATTCGTACTCGATTAA
- a CDS encoding glycoside hydrolase family 10 protein — protein MKTRLIICLLLLPLILFAGARPPKMPEVRAIWVTRFDYKSPRDVSSIIINCAQAGFTDIFFQVRGNGTVFYPSRVEPWAFELHGKDVANTGKNPGWDPLLTASAWAKRYGIRLHAYINVLPGWRGVKNPPASAGQLWTAHPDWFMVDSTGAKMRPTSAWYSFVNPAHPAVRSHLSQIAAELARYDIAGLHLDYIRFPYDYKSVAREVYPNASKAEIQAHSTFSFDRLSLSMMHNSSSRKKWDDFRRDSVTQVVRDLNSTFRRQHGPAPAVISSSVLADLDSGYMHAFQDSRRWAKERAVDWLVPMNYNASLFDERLALMKRSLGRRATAGQLVVGINCAGDLQEIRREIAASRQAGCRGFALFAYSHLFKDHQPTAKARVLK, from the coding sequence ATGAAAACACGTCTGATTATCTGCCTTCTCCTTCTGCCCCTCATTCTTTTTGCCGGTGCCCGGCCTCCGAAAATGCCGGAGGTGCGTGCGATCTGGGTGACCCGGTTCGATTACAAATCGCCGCGCGATGTGTCTTCTATTATCATTAACTGTGCTCAGGCCGGATTTACGGATATTTTCTTTCAGGTGCGCGGCAATGGGACGGTGTTCTATCCGAGCCGGGTGGAGCCGTGGGCCTTTGAGCTGCACGGAAAAGATGTGGCCAATACGGGAAAGAATCCCGGGTGGGATCCGTTGCTGACGGCATCCGCGTGGGCCAAGCGGTATGGAATCCGGCTGCATGCCTACATTAATGTTCTTCCCGGCTGGCGCGGAGTGAAAAACCCTCCGGCGTCTGCCGGGCAGCTTTGGACGGCGCATCCAGACTGGTTCATGGTCGATTCGACCGGAGCGAAAATGCGCCCAACCAGTGCATGGTACAGCTTTGTGAATCCGGCGCATCCGGCGGTTCGCAGTCATCTGTCGCAGATCGCCGCAGAGCTTGCGCGCTACGACATCGCCGGGCTTCACCTCGATTACATTCGCTTCCCTTACGATTACAAGAGTGTTGCCCGCGAGGTATACCCGAATGCATCCAAAGCTGAAATCCAGGCGCATTCCACGTTTTCGTTTGACCGGCTTTCGCTCTCGATGATGCACAATTCCTCGTCCCGCAAAAAATGGGATGACTTTCGCCGCGATTCGGTTACGCAGGTGGTGCGCGATTTGAACAGTACGTTCCGCCGTCAGCACGGCCCGGCACCGGCGGTGATTTCGTCCAGTGTTCTTGCCGATTTAGATTCCGGATACATGCATGCGTTTCAGGACAGTCGGCGGTGGGCTAAGGAGCGGGCGGTCGACTGGCTGGTTCCGATGAACTACAATGCGTCGCTGTTTGATGAACGGCTTGCGTTGATGAAGCGCTCTTTGGGCCGGCGGGCCACTGCGGGTCAGCTGGTGGTTGGAATTAACTGCGCCGGTGATCTGCAGGAAATCCGCCGGGAGATTGCTGCATCACGGCAGGCGGGGTGCCGGGGCTTTGCTTTGTTTGCCTATTCCCATTTGTTTAAGGATCATCAGCCGACGGCTAAAGCCCGGGTGCTGAAATAA
- a CDS encoding ExbD/TolR family protein has protein sequence MGRRKTSLVALKEISEINMTPLMDLTFILLITFIITFPLIEQGIPVNLPKGKAADLDNPDTRSITIDAVGTLFLDDEIILKEDLAGEMQRTGQLMPDTTVYVRADQSVEYGRVAEVVKMLYDAKVTRMALVTEAEN, from the coding sequence ATGGGACGAAGAAAAACCAGTCTGGTTGCGCTGAAGGAAATCAGTGAGATCAATATGACTCCGCTGATGGACCTGACGTTTATTCTGCTGATTACGTTTATCATCACGTTCCCGCTGATTGAGCAGGGAATTCCCGTGAACCTGCCTAAAGGCAAAGCGGCGGACCTGGACAACCCGGACACCCGCAGCATCACGATTGATGCGGTGGGCACGCTTTTTCTGGATGATGAGATCATCCTCAAAGAAGATCTGGCCGGCGAAATGCAGCGCACCGGACAATTGATGCCGGATACAACCGTTTATGTTCGGGCGGACCAATCTGTAGAATACGGCCGCGTGGCGGAAGTGGTGAAAATGCTGTATGATGCGAAAGTAACCCGTATGGCGCTGGTGACCGAAGCGGAGAATTAA